In one window of Nitrospinaceae bacterium DNA:
- a CDS encoding chromosome partitioning protein ParA, which produces MKIVVGGTKGGSGKSTVATNLAVLRATEGHEVLLVDADDQETAADFTELRNQTLEEGAGYTCIKLTGPSVRTEVQRLAPKYDDIIIDTGGRDTTSQRAALTVADILLVPFVPRSFDVWTLDNISRIADEMKVANPDLKAFIFLNRADPAGKDNQAAQEYILEELKDQGRLGTFELLDASLGTRKAFGNAQSKGLAVTEHYPKNLKAERELLTLYSCIFNVLVKSNLMELQA; this is translated from the coding sequence ATGAAAATTGTAGTCGGAGGAACCAAAGGAGGTTCTGGAAAATCAACAGTGGCAACAAATTTGGCGGTCCTACGGGCCACAGAAGGCCACGAAGTATTACTGGTGGATGCGGATGACCAGGAAACAGCCGCAGACTTCACGGAACTTAGAAACCAAACATTAGAGGAGGGAGCGGGTTATACATGTATAAAACTCACCGGCCCCTCGGTTCGCACAGAAGTCCAACGCTTAGCTCCCAAATATGACGACATCATTATTGATACAGGGGGTAGGGACACAACGAGCCAACGAGCCGCCCTCACGGTAGCCGATATTCTTCTGGTTCCTTTCGTTCCAAGGTCCTTTGATGTTTGGACCTTGGACAATATTTCCAGAATTGCGGATGAAATGAAAGTCGCCAATCCTGATCTCAAGGCGTTTATCTTTTTGAATCGGGCTGATCCAGCCGGTAAAGACAATCAGGCCGCCCAGGAATACATACTTGAAGAACTCAAAGATCAGGGAAGGCTGGGAACTTTCGAACTCTTGGACGCTTCCTTAGGAACTCGCAAGGCCTTTGGGAACGCGCAATCAAAGGGATTGGCCGTCACCGAGCATTACCCTAAAAACCTTAAAGCCGAGCGTGAATTATTAACGTTATATTCATGTATTTTTAACGTTTTGGTGAAATCAAATCTCATGGAATTGCAGGCATAG